The window ttttcgataatatttcagagaaagttctgttattctgtctcttatggttggtaaattactaatttggtgtagataatttgttggtgtaaaagatggtaaactgaatgcggattttaatattttgttttgttgcacttggatttttggagtgtgttgtttgacatgttgtatgatacttgacatccgtactctattagtggacggatgtaagccttgtatatttgtataatggtgttcggtgcgcattttgattgtttaccagttatagtctttagatatgaaatcctttttctgattgatgagtgtatattgtttatgtgttttttccatgttagttttgtgtcgaaagtgacgccaaggaatgtgatgtttttgctcatgttgatggttgtgtttccaagtgatagatttatcttaagataaaaacaaacacttcttttATTGATACACATGACAGCAAGTAATAACGAAGACAGAGAAGAAACAACAGCAATTTATAGTCCTTGTGCTACTGCCGCTGTTAGGGGGTGGTTTGCCAAGTGGTCTAGGCAGAAGGTTCGCCGTTACGGTGTGTCACGCCTTCCTTTCCTTTGCTACTCTGACGATGCCTTTATTTTCATTCAATTCCTTCTTGGCCTACCCCTTTGTCGCTTTCTAACAGAACTAACAAATCTGCTACTGAAACAGTAGCTTGTTGTTTCTTGCAAgatttaaagataattatataaCTTCTTCAACTTGAAATTTTCCAAAATCCAAAAGAACAGCTTCATTTTAGTGTAACAATACTGTACAAAGAATAAAGCAGTAACTAAATCTAACCTAAAATTCTTTATTGATTTTTCTTCTGACAATCAGCAGAAAACTACTGCATTTCTGACTGCAAGAAACATTTATTGTACCATAAATACAGAATTATTAGAGTAGCTTATGAACTTTATACCACAATATCTAACAGTAATCACCACTGTAAAACGATTATATGCAACAAAGGACAAGTTaggttgggcccggcatggccaagcgtgttaaggcgtgcgactcgtaattcgcgggttcgcatcctcgtcgcgccaaacatgctcgccctttcagccgtggggacgttacaatgtacggtcaatcccactattcgtaggtaaaagagtaacccaagagttggcggtaagtggtgatgactagctgccttccctctagtcttacactgctaaattacagatagccctcgagcagctttgtgcaacATTCAAATTAGGTTTTAAATTAGGTTACGTTATTATTGCATTAATATGTCTCacttaatactaaaatttgaaaaaaaaaaaaaatttctgtatTGAGGGTCTCATCAGTTTAGATGGATTCTGACTGgttatatatgaaaacaaatgatttaaatcggtaatattacttacttttcgtcttttctaaaattatttagtCAAAAGTTAAGTACAGTAACATTATGTGCAGCAGACATACCAATAAACATTGCTATAAAGTTTCTACTGGTCAGCTACCATCACAATATCAACTGTCTATCCATTTCTAcctaaaatgaaaattttgaaagacaaatcTCGgtgtaaattaaaagtaaaaagacACATTAACCTTCAGtttgattgtgagattaacataTAAATTGACCTAGATATAAAATTCACAATTATTACCCCATCAGTAAAACCACAGAAACACACGCGAGAATAAGCCTGACAAGATATCTTAGGTCATGTAAAAAAAATAGTACCATAATCCCCAGCCTTCAATCAATCTTTCGGTACATACAAATTTGTGCGTTCTAAACTACGCAGCAAACGTACATCAAATACGGCTGAcatgtttataaatacaatacaaacttaaatattttttgccaAAAATGTTAGTCTGGAGATAATGCATATAATTCACTTCAACTAATTTGCATAAGGAATTAGAAAAATTCTTGAGAAGTTTGACAAAATGGTTCAGAATGAGAGTAAAGTTGATAAAGCAGATGAAAAATTGTCCCACGAACCAACAATTACGTTTTCATTTCCAAAGCTTCTTACGtcacattatataacaatattcattttcgtgaaaaaaatgaatattttatttttcaaacagtaaCTCAATAACTactgttttaagtttaatatattatctttgcaattattttattcaatttgtATAGTTTAAAGTGCTCTATCACTACTCAAACTAGAAATAGGCTTACCTATCAAGGTTTATATAAATCTATCCTTTTAAATGAATACCGTATTTGCCCGAATATAATGTCCACCCAGTTCTggaaggttaaactgaagaaaatttgTTGCTGCTTTTTTTACACATCTGTTGTACAAATTGTATTGAATACTCCCTAAATACAGTAAGCAACTATCGatgtagtaaacatttttttgaagtatttcattgaaatttattttaggtgtcagttttacaaaatttattgaaagtttatacattataatattttctgtacTAATCATTCATCTTTACTAGAAATGTTACTTCCATAGGATTCAATGCATTCATCGGATTGACGTTACTGAATCTTTGCTTCATCCTTTTCCTACATTAGTGAACAATTTGTTCAGCGTCTTAAGAATGGTTAcatcttgttttttatttcagttttactaGAGTCCATGCTGTTCGCCAGTATTAAATGTTAGGTTATGTTGTTATGTACGCCAAATGTCAATTAACAGCTTTTGTTTATACTTcttattagtattaataaatatactgtgttaTTGTTGGGCTTATGATTCTTCTATAGTAcgtatctgtgacttgttggcaataaattcaacaataaatgaacagcacaCACTCcagatgttttcaaaataatatatatattcgaaCTAGTTAAAcatatgtaacaaattatttacactatagaGATCATAGGGATGTCATAAACACAATGTAGTTCTCTTCTTCTTGCCAAAATCCACTTAGCTCCATTCAATTACTTTGAAATTTCAGCTAATAAGCTGAACTACTCTTCTCTATTTTATCGCACTAGTATTCTGTGTATCAATCACTTACAAGGTAGCACGAGTTACTGCAGTTGTATACTGCTCTTACAATAATCGTTTGgtcttatttattcaaaatatcctCTGTTCCTTTTGTCAAAGTGCACTCAGATTGAGTCATTTATTTTAGAACCACGATTTGATGGAACTGATTATTATCCTTATCTACTTTTCTATTGTTAGTTTTCCTCTTAAACTTTACCTTCACTTTAGCCTAGCTCCTTGCTATAACTTTACTTTTTCGTCTGCTCTATCTTTGTCTGTCTTTTCCCGCTCATCTGacactgtttatttgtttattacctCCTTGACATCCATGAATTACAAACACATCTTCCAATAATCAACTGCTTTAACTccttataataaaaactaaacaatcataaaatattcgttcccaaaataaactaattaataatatctacactaaGCAGTCTTTTATATAATGACATAAAACTCTATTCAAAGAAGTATTTACAATAGTATATACAAAGGCTATTCTTAGTTCATACTCTAAATCTACTCATATATTCTACACCAACATTTCCATTTCCATTGTATATATCACTTAGGATAGAGTTTTCATTAGAGATTCTCTTTAATGGAATTACTTGTCTTCACCTTGATCTTGTAGTGCCTGAGAGCCGCATTTATCTGCATATTGACACAGTATATGAATGAAGTAGaagttatttgtgtattaaaatatatttgtgttgaaaaagaaaactgtgtgtatcaatcttgatggcaaataccataaatttgatacatattaacatttaactaGCTTCTGaattcaaattttcggttatttgaaatagtggTGCGTagcgtacgtaacataataaattggaagctCATCTGAGGTAAATTCTAACACGTAACACTGAGTAATTTTAAATTGTgggattgtttgattttattaacaaaGCTTCTCAGATTTTAACTCTGTTAGTGTTAGTCTCAATTCTTAGTACAGTGATGTTCTCTtcagaaaactgtttgtttttggcTCATATGCTCTTGGACTTGGGAAGGTGGTTTTGGTGTTCTTTTAACTTCACCTTCAAGTTATGTCCTATTTCATCTGTATAACATACCGGATAATTTTTacactgtattttgtaaatatttcccGGTGAGCAAACACTTACaaatatgtgtttaatttttattctaggGGTGAAACTTTTATAACATTCCCTTTCTATGTACAAGTTACTTCACTGATGGTCATTCcaataaacaaaatgattaaggttatattgttaaaatatcacGTGgcctatcagttcaaaatattactgtctgccTTATATTAGTGTATTATAGTTTACAGCCGTTTTCCTCACGAGAAAACATACGTTACCATATAGAGTAGTAACCCAGAATAATTGGATTTTACATATATTCCTTAGCCAATTCTAttgataaaactacataaaaacacatttatgcTGGAACAGTTTTGTAATGGGTATTCACGGGACcattgaacaaatatatttttttttaatttcgtgcaaagctacagcaggtctatctgcgatagtcgtctctaatttaacagtgtaagactagagagaaggcatcaagtcataaccacccaccaccaactcttgggctacttttttaccaactaataataaaattaactgcacattataacgccgccacggctgaaaaggggagcgtgtttggtgtgactgggattcgaacccgcgaccctcagttaggagtcgagtaccttaatcacctgatGCTGTGTCTGAACAAATCGAAACACATGTCTAAGTCAAGCTACGAGGTTTCTGCCACACCTTCAGCACCTCTAATTCCAGTGCTCTTGCACAAAAATGTATGCGTAAACAAATATTCAAGTTCTCagtgaatttgaaatgttcactTTGATAACTAAAGAAGGTACGAAATACTGTGTATGTGTTTACATATTACAATAGTAGGAGTCATTTAAGTTTATTGTGGCATGTGTACATCTCTGAAGATAAAaatcaactacaaacaaaaatatgtgaCCAGGATCAGATACACTATTTATAAAACCATTCAACGTCACACATTTAAATCTACTGATGTGGCTGAATAATTTCAACACTCGGTTTCCCAACACTTATGcctaactataaaatattaaacgaCCAAAAGCAAATGAAACTGCAAGGgagcatttaaaataattatcataatgCTGAAAGGGAAAATTATTTTCCTTCGGCTTTGCAACTGTCCTTTTacgattactttttttttaaaccggaaattagttaaatattttctcaattacatattaatacaatatttatcttCAATTGTAATTCTTTATAGGGTAAATAACATTAACTTATACTTTCTAGGACTCTAGTGCTTTTTGACAGTACCAATAAAATGCAACTGGACCGTTCTTTTCCCTAACCTATATCAAAAATTGAAAAACGTATGGTTCATGATTATCCCAATACTtcctaagttttattttttataaatttgattttgttaaattacttgtgcaacattttaataaattgcTTTTTTACGGTTAACGTTTATTTTTAAatcgtgttacagtgtttatATTTTACGAAATGCAATTCAAGAGTTGTTTAGGGAGGATAGCGCTAATAATAGTAGTTTGGTGTTACACATTTCAATCTCTGTTTAGCGTTTTAGGCCTATGTAACGAAATGATAGTACAGTGTGATCATCTGAGAAGAATTTGTTCGTAGTTGTTTTTTTGGCTGCCTTTAGCCAAACATGAATGAGTAAAATAAACAGAGAGTGAACAGTTTGGTTGCTAATCAAACTCGATTAGTTTCAACTTCGCTACAATTTATGATTTAACTTACTTTTACGTTTTTactgtttgaaaaaaaagaagaaaaccatTCTACCTCTACGACAGTATCTGAGTATAAGACTGTGTTGTTGTGGAAGGTGCCTGTTGATAATTAGAGAATATAATCAAACAGAATCTTGAAAgctcttattattatatttatacgtTATAACAAACCACATAAGTAacgtaattttttttagaaacgtgaCAAATGTATTGAATTTCAATCTAATTGTGAATGTAACCTAAACATCTGgattataaatgtaaattttgaagTGAGAAAATCACTGTTAATTTGAaagctagattttttttttcacacgtaAATTTTGAGATGAAGTATTTCACTCAATattaagagctgtgacaaatgAGCACTAAATGAGggtagaatattttttcttttgtaacaatATAGGAATTTGTATATACCTTTTTAGGCCTTTTGTGTTTTAGGAAAAAAAATTGATCAGTTCAATAGAATGGATCCAGGATTTGGGTTCTTTTTTAGACTTCCATCAGAGGTAGAACATTCAGGAGGAAATGTCAATGGAATTATGGGGCCAGGAAGAGATACCTTAATTAACAATTTAAGTTCTTCAGTGAACTTGAATTTTGAGAGATCCAAAATGTCAGTGAGCAGTTCAGGAGAAAGTCCTAATAAAAGTTCATCAGATAGTGTAATTCCTGTGTCTATCTCTTCTTCAGAATCATTAGCTCACGCTAAGAAACAGGTTGAAAACACTGCAATACTTCATCCTTGTCATTTATGTGGGAAATCTTTTGCAAAGAAAGATTTTCATTTTCACATGCCCTGTCATTACACTGAAATTCTGAGCTGCAACATGTGTAGTGAGAAGTTTACTGTGAAAAAGACCCTTCTTGATCACTGCCGAACTTTACATGCTATAACAGATCCAATCATCTGTGAGTTATGTGGAAAGTGTTTCTCTTCTGTAGACAGTTTTCAGAATCACCAGACAATTCACAGTGGTGATAAGCCCTATCCATGTGAAGTTTGTTTCCAGTCATTTTCTGAGAAGAGCCTTTTGATGCATCACTTACGCACCCACTACAGTGAAAAGCCCTATCGGTGTCATTACTGTGGCAAAGGTTTCACATTGAAGGGTAATCTGAAGATTCATGTCCAGGGTCATGAAGGAATAAAACCATTTGTCTGTGAGATATGTGGTAAAAAAGTTTACTCAAAAATTAGGACTGAATTACCACATGAACTCGCACACAGGGAAGAAACCATACCCTTGTGAAATTTGTGGTAAAACTTTTAGCCAGCGAGGCAACATGAAAACCCACATGTTAATTCACACAGGAGAGCGTAGATTTTCTTGTCCTGAGTGTGGTCGACTGTTTACACAGAAAGGCAACATGAAAACACATCAAAAACTACACTTGCGACATCCATCATTACAGAAGCCATATCAATGTCTTATCTGTAAAAGATCTTATGTAACTCAAGCAAGCTTACAATGTCATATGGTATGCCACCAGAAAGTATCTTTTCAACATAGAAATGTTCCAGCAACCAGTACTTCTATGCGACGTGAATAAAAATTTTCCCACATTTCTTCATGAGACATTTGTGTTTATATGTAGATCACACGTGAAAAATCTGTCAGAAAGTTATAAAACCAGTTATTTCAAAAAACTAGCATGAACTGATATGAACATTAAAAGCATAAACTAGTTCATAATCCCTTTAATAGGAAGAGAATTGTTTTATTGAAGAGTAATTCATCAAGATACCACCTTAGTCTGTGCattgtttattacatttataattttgtttccaaAGGAATGAAAGTATTAAACAAAGTTTGTGTTACTTGTCCATTTAAAGAACAGAAAATTGAATTTTCTTCTTATCAACTTATTACTATATTAATTTCTGTCGAGGTACCCAAGTTCTTTTAAAATCAGTGAAAGCATTGCCTATGATAGAACCTTGTAGGGATTTTtcaagattttaaatattttataaaattgaggAACAAGAGTTTTTCTTCagtgtattaaacatttttgaaagtgACTCATCATTGAGATCACTCTAAAGGTGAATGCAATGGAGCACATTATGtgtgtttaaagtgtttttaatagAAATACTTAGAACACAAATGAttgatatgtttttaatgtaatttataagtgGTACAGGTATGACTTTTTGAAGCTTGTGTTGAACAGGATTTACCAGGGACTTGATATGCAGTATAAATTAACATGATTGTTCTATGAGAACATTTAACCTTTTAAACTGTGCTTTGTGGTTTTTATGCCCCTGAAAAAGGTTTGAATATAGTTCACTTCAgatttctttctctttaatgatGTATTTGAATACTAATCTTTTTACTCAAATCTGAAATTAATTGGATGTGACATTATTCATTTAGAATttgaaattaagattaaaaagttaaataaaatctgtaaaaatCACAATTTCCCTAAAAGGTGTTTTACTCAACCAGACTACAGGGAATTTTGAAAATATGGAAAGTTGACTATACTGCTTATTATACACATAAATGTTTGCTTAGTATATTAGAAGCATTAAAGACTGAGCATTGCATTCCTAAAACTACATTTTATGTGGAGGTGGTAAAAAATATACAGGTTGTTCAAGAGAGGCTTTGTAAACTAGTCTCAGTAGTGTCAGTTTGATGTTTTTGTGTTTCTGAACAGTGTACCTGTAATGGCCATAAGTTTTGcattattaagtattttatatctttttatgaCAAAAATAACTAAAGGATTGGGTgttttctaaaattgtaaacCTATTCATGTTAAACCATGGCATGACACTTTATTTTATGCTGGTTTGTAATGTTAATATAGATTTTGAATCATCAGCtaagtttttttaatatgaagttatttacataattaggttatatattctgttttgtataACAAGTTCTTGACAAGAATGTGCTTACTATACCATAAAGAACTGTATGATATGCTTTCATTTTAACagcattttaaagtttttcaacATATGTAATGTTTACATTCATTATATTTGGAGAACTTGTGCCTAAAAATGCTAATGCAAGTAAGAGACATTCCCTTCCACTgatgaacatttgttttaaataatatacattgtgCATGGTGGTTTTTATAGTATGTGGAAATGAAATAATCATGAGTTAATGAAGAATTTTATGTCATTAGTTATCTAAGATATTGTTCTCCAGCTGTTACTACCATCAACATATCAGTTTCACTAATCCAAGTAGCTCATTTACACATTTTACTTGTTTACTAAACCGTAAAGTGtagtagtgtttttattttgtttttagaaatgatCATAGCTTGCATGTATAAATAAGCTGtgaaatatgttattgttaagacttatgtttctgtgtaacaaaatatacattataaatgttATACTTCTTTGCTTTTAGCCTTTTTTGGAGCTGAAATGTCATTCAAGTTGGATCTGGTCAATTGCCAAACAGCGTacagtgtagttttattaatttgtgtatgatTTTATTAATGTCAATACCTGAGAGAGATTCAAGAATAAGTTCCGTATTTTAGCCACTGTCTCAATCCAGTGTTATTTGTGTGCTgttgttattttatgaaacagttCTAAACATATAAACACAGCCCTGGCTATCAGTCATCTCATAAAAGTTGTCTTGTTGAATCCTCTTTAAGTATTTTATTCATTCTTAGCTGTGATTGATTGTATATTGTGTGTTGTTTGTATAATTACATCTTAGctgttttaatgatatttatcatGTTCCTAATTGTGTTACTGCATTTGATGCTGAAATTTAACACaaggtacattttatttttgaactgaCTGGGTAGAAATTCAttgtttcttacatttttaataaGGTTTAATACATTTGTAGACTTGCATGTTTATTATGTAGTAGATATGCacataatatttattgataaaaaaaagctTTCATAAGGTATCAGACATgggtttttactattttatagaTAGCTTTTGCTTTAACTTCTTTCTTAGCAATATAGGGTTTTTATTGAGACCTTAAATGCTGTTTCAGGTTTATACCAAAAAGCTAGAACttgaaaagttaaattttaaggCCAACAATCCTAAAAAATCCTAGATGACTCATGTTGGTATGACCTCCAAGAATACATGTGGGTACTTGAGTAAAGAATCAACAAGAGAATTGTCAGTAAGGTTGAAACATTTTTACAGTGTTTACTGCACAGAAATGTTAATTTGGGTGGAATGTCaagttactgatttttttttttttttcagaatttcaaaGTATTCTTTCTCATGATTGTACATATACAATTGGGTTTTATTACAGCACCCTGGTTGACAACTTAAGGTAAAGAAAcatatgttttgtaatttatatagtttACAAAGAATTATTGGAAAAGTTCCATGTGGAGGTGACTTTGAATGAAACTGGTATTTAAATTGGTTCAACCTCAAAATCTGCTTTAGTGTAATCATTATTTGAATATAATGCCAAAAATAGTGAACccttttaacttttaaataactcAGAATTAAATGAATACATTTACTGTGAATAcgtcataaaataatgtaatttttacatacataaacaATACACTGGAAACATCCTGAAATTTTTACATGGGTATTTCAACTTAACAGTTATATAGAAGTGTTGTTGTGGAAAGTATGTTTTTATACAATACTTTTATAAACTGatcatttttgttgttgatttctaAATGTAATGTTGTGCAACTGGTGATTATTTT of the Tachypleus tridentatus isolate NWPU-2018 chromosome 13, ASM421037v1, whole genome shotgun sequence genome contains:
- the LOC143237324 gene encoding uncharacterized protein LOC143237324, whose protein sequence is MDPGFGFFFRLPSEVEHSGGNVNGIMGPGRDTLINNLSSSVNLNFERSKMSVSSSGESPNKSSSDSVIPVSISSSESLAHAKKQVENTAILHPCHLCGKSFAKKDFHFHMPCHYTEILSCNMCSEKFTVKKTLLDHCRTLHAITDPIICELCGKCFSSVDSFQNHQTIHSGDKPYPCEVCFQSFSEKSLLMHHLRTHYSEKPYRCHYCGKGFTLKGNLKIHVQGHEGIKPFVCEICGKKVYSKIRTELPHELAHREETIPL